One stretch of Scatophagus argus isolate fScaArg1 chromosome 18, fScaArg1.pri, whole genome shotgun sequence DNA includes these proteins:
- the LOC124049668 gene encoding threonine synthase-like 1 isoform X1, with protein MTGKLGSSMGLLNASQLALRAARCYLSPFSTSKSWVSTKASLLGDKNIILMGPPGAGKTTVGRIVAHRLGLPAIDIDDNVLETTWKMPVAAKLAAVGGERFLEEEGQALCNFYASGCVISLTGSNPLHSAAMQHIKESGLVVYLDVDSEDIIQRLARMKVDRIVGQETGASMREILRFRKQFYEKWLDVRVLCGTGDTVEEVVEKVLTAVGRYQNHASETYVSTRSDSMESSNQKTYFSGVVVEGLATDGGLYVPKNGFPNIEAREWLRLAGMSYPERALVLLEKCIHPLDISALDLRTMIFKAYGSNFTSEAVAPVKHLIHSQYVQELFHGPTASFKDLALQLMPQLFAYCLPPMCNFLILVATSGDTGSAVLSGFSRLSGADRHRTGVLVFFPEEGVSEIQKLQMTSFQEGNSRAVSVLSDFDFCQRAIKRMFGESGLTGHLAVEYGTVLSTANSINWARLLPQVVYHSSAYLDLCRDGVIRFGEPIDVCIPTGNFGNAMSAVYAKQMGIPIRKVICASNHNRIITDFITTGKYDLRGRPLMLSHSPAIDILKSSNLERFIYHVSDGDSRLVKELFIHLDRQQHFQVPEPLFGRIQQEVLAGWCSEDDCLATIQSVHSQTGYVMDTHTAVAKVVADRLQDGSCPVVLSSTAHYGKFAPAVFKALQIQNIPEDPVEQLKNLELTVSRPETHRDMIKCLKDSGRRGHTVCQAEYNVLVEEVDRMIQDSFLKVM; from the exons ATGACGG GAAAACTTGGCTCCTCAATGGGTTTACTGAATGCTAGTCAGCTTGCACTAAGAGCTGCCAGATGCTACCTGAGTCCATTTTCAACATCAAAATCATGGGTTTCCACCAAAGCATCCCTGCTGGGGGACAAGAACATCATTCTGATGGGTCCTCCTGGAGCAGGAAAGACCACAGTGGGGAGGATAGTGGCCCACAGACTGGGACTGCCCGCCATTGACATTGATGACAATGTCTTGGAGACCACATGGAAGATGCCTGTGGCTGCAAAGCTTGCAGCAGTCGGCGGAGAACGTTTCTTGGAGGAAGAAGGCCAGGCTTTGTGCAACTTTTACGCTTCTGGGTGTGTCATTTCCCTGACAGGCTCCAACCCTCTTCACTCTGCAGCTATGCAGCACATCAAGGAGTCCGGACTGGTAGTCTACCTGGACGTGGACAGTGAAGACATCATACAGAGACTCGCCAGGATGAAGGTGGACAGGATTGTGGGCCAGGAGACAGGGGCATCCATGAGAGAAATTCTCCGTTTCAGGAAGCAGTTTTATGAGAAATGGCTTGATGTGCGGGTGCTGTGTGGAACAGGGGACACGGTGGAGGAAGTAGTTGAGAAGGTGCTGACAGCTGTGGGGCGATATCAGAACCATGCTTCAGAAACATATGTGTCAACCAGGAGTGACAGCATGGAATCATCCAATCAAAAAACATACTTCAGTGGTGTGGTAGTTGAGGGTCTGGCCACAGATGGAGGCCTGTATGTTCCCAAAAATGGCTTCCCAAACATAGAAGCTCGCGAATGGCTGAGACTAGCTGGCATGTCATACCCAGAAAGAGCGCTAGTTTTACTTGAAAAGTGCATACACCCATTGGACATCTCTGCTTTGGATCTCAGAACAATGATATTCAAAGCATATGGGTCTAATTTTACTAGTGAGGCGGTGGCACCTGTAAAACATCTCATCCACAGTCAGTATGTTCAGGAGCTTTTTCACGGCCCCACAGCATCATTTAAAGACCTTGCGTTGCAGCTGATGCCCCAGCTCTTTGCTTACTGCCTCCCGCCGATGTGCAACTTCCTCATTTTGGTAGCCACGTCCGGAGACACTGGGAGCGCGGTGCTGAGCGGCTTCAGCAGGCTCAGTGGCGCTGACAGACACAGGACTGGGGTGCTGGTGTTTTTCCCAGAAGAAGGAGTGAGTGAGATCCAAAAGCTTCAGATGACGAGCTTCCAAGAGGGCAACTCCAGGGCCGTTAGCGTCCTGTCAGACTTCGACTTCTGTCAGAGAGCCATAAAGAGGATGTTTGGAGAGTCTGGGCTGACTGGGCACCTCGCTGTAGAGTATGGCACAGTCCTCAGCACCGCCAACTCCATCAACTGGGCCCGACTGTTGCCACAG GTGGTGTACCACTCCTCCGCCTATCTGGATCTGTGCAGAGATGGTGTCATCAGGTTCGGGGAGCCCATTGATGTTTGCATCCCTACTGGTAATTTTGGAAATGCCATGTCAGCGGTGTACGCCAAGCAAATGGGCATCCCGATAAGAAAAGTCATCTGTGCGTCCAACCATAACCGCATAATCACCGACTTTATCACCACAGGCAAGTACGATCTCAGAGGACGGCCTCTGATGCTCTCCCACTCCCCGGCTATCGATATCCTGAAATCCTCCAACCTCGAGAGGTTTATATACCATGTCTCAGATGGAGACAGCCGTCTCGTCAAGGAGCTCTTCATACACCTGGACAGGCAGCAGCACTTTCAGGTTCCTGAGCCTCTTTTTGGCAGGATACAGCAGGAAGTGCTGGCTGGCTGGTGCTCTGAGGACGACTGCTTGGCAACCATCCAGAGCGTTCACTCACAGACGGGCTACgtcatggacacacacaccgCTGTGGCTAAAGTTGTGGCCGATAGGCTGCAGGACGGTTCGTGCCCAGTGGTGCTTTCTTCCACTGCTCACTATGGGAAATTTGCTCCTGCTGTGTTCAAAGCCTTGCAGATCCAAAATATTCCAGAGGATCCTGTTGAGCAGCTGAAGAACCTTGAATTGACTGTGTCCAGACCAGAAACACATAGAGACATGATAAAATGCCTGAAGGACAGTGGCAGGAGGGGACACACTGTTTGTCAGGCAGAGTACAATGTGTTGGTAGAAGAGGTGGACCGCATGATACAGGACTCCTTCCTGAAAGTTATGTAG
- the LOC124049668 gene encoding threonine synthase-like 1 isoform X2, which yields MGLLNASQLALRAARCYLSPFSTSKSWVSTKASLLGDKNIILMGPPGAGKTTVGRIVAHRLGLPAIDIDDNVLETTWKMPVAAKLAAVGGERFLEEEGQALCNFYASGCVISLTGSNPLHSAAMQHIKESGLVVYLDVDSEDIIQRLARMKVDRIVGQETGASMREILRFRKQFYEKWLDVRVLCGTGDTVEEVVEKVLTAVGRYQNHASETYVSTRSDSMESSNQKTYFSGVVVEGLATDGGLYVPKNGFPNIEAREWLRLAGMSYPERALVLLEKCIHPLDISALDLRTMIFKAYGSNFTSEAVAPVKHLIHSQYVQELFHGPTASFKDLALQLMPQLFAYCLPPMCNFLILVATSGDTGSAVLSGFSRLSGADRHRTGVLVFFPEEGVSEIQKLQMTSFQEGNSRAVSVLSDFDFCQRAIKRMFGESGLTGHLAVEYGTVLSTANSINWARLLPQVVYHSSAYLDLCRDGVIRFGEPIDVCIPTGNFGNAMSAVYAKQMGIPIRKVICASNHNRIITDFITTGKYDLRGRPLMLSHSPAIDILKSSNLERFIYHVSDGDSRLVKELFIHLDRQQHFQVPEPLFGRIQQEVLAGWCSEDDCLATIQSVHSQTGYVMDTHTAVAKVVADRLQDGSCPVVLSSTAHYGKFAPAVFKALQIQNIPEDPVEQLKNLELTVSRPETHRDMIKCLKDSGRRGHTVCQAEYNVLVEEVDRMIQDSFLKVM from the exons ATGGGTTTACTGAATGCTAGTCAGCTTGCACTAAGAGCTGCCAGATGCTACCTGAGTCCATTTTCAACATCAAAATCATGGGTTTCCACCAAAGCATCCCTGCTGGGGGACAAGAACATCATTCTGATGGGTCCTCCTGGAGCAGGAAAGACCACAGTGGGGAGGATAGTGGCCCACAGACTGGGACTGCCCGCCATTGACATTGATGACAATGTCTTGGAGACCACATGGAAGATGCCTGTGGCTGCAAAGCTTGCAGCAGTCGGCGGAGAACGTTTCTTGGAGGAAGAAGGCCAGGCTTTGTGCAACTTTTACGCTTCTGGGTGTGTCATTTCCCTGACAGGCTCCAACCCTCTTCACTCTGCAGCTATGCAGCACATCAAGGAGTCCGGACTGGTAGTCTACCTGGACGTGGACAGTGAAGACATCATACAGAGACTCGCCAGGATGAAGGTGGACAGGATTGTGGGCCAGGAGACAGGGGCATCCATGAGAGAAATTCTCCGTTTCAGGAAGCAGTTTTATGAGAAATGGCTTGATGTGCGGGTGCTGTGTGGAACAGGGGACACGGTGGAGGAAGTAGTTGAGAAGGTGCTGACAGCTGTGGGGCGATATCAGAACCATGCTTCAGAAACATATGTGTCAACCAGGAGTGACAGCATGGAATCATCCAATCAAAAAACATACTTCAGTGGTGTGGTAGTTGAGGGTCTGGCCACAGATGGAGGCCTGTATGTTCCCAAAAATGGCTTCCCAAACATAGAAGCTCGCGAATGGCTGAGACTAGCTGGCATGTCATACCCAGAAAGAGCGCTAGTTTTACTTGAAAAGTGCATACACCCATTGGACATCTCTGCTTTGGATCTCAGAACAATGATATTCAAAGCATATGGGTCTAATTTTACTAGTGAGGCGGTGGCACCTGTAAAACATCTCATCCACAGTCAGTATGTTCAGGAGCTTTTTCACGGCCCCACAGCATCATTTAAAGACCTTGCGTTGCAGCTGATGCCCCAGCTCTTTGCTTACTGCCTCCCGCCGATGTGCAACTTCCTCATTTTGGTAGCCACGTCCGGAGACACTGGGAGCGCGGTGCTGAGCGGCTTCAGCAGGCTCAGTGGCGCTGACAGACACAGGACTGGGGTGCTGGTGTTTTTCCCAGAAGAAGGAGTGAGTGAGATCCAAAAGCTTCAGATGACGAGCTTCCAAGAGGGCAACTCCAGGGCCGTTAGCGTCCTGTCAGACTTCGACTTCTGTCAGAGAGCCATAAAGAGGATGTTTGGAGAGTCTGGGCTGACTGGGCACCTCGCTGTAGAGTATGGCACAGTCCTCAGCACCGCCAACTCCATCAACTGGGCCCGACTGTTGCCACAG GTGGTGTACCACTCCTCCGCCTATCTGGATCTGTGCAGAGATGGTGTCATCAGGTTCGGGGAGCCCATTGATGTTTGCATCCCTACTGGTAATTTTGGAAATGCCATGTCAGCGGTGTACGCCAAGCAAATGGGCATCCCGATAAGAAAAGTCATCTGTGCGTCCAACCATAACCGCATAATCACCGACTTTATCACCACAGGCAAGTACGATCTCAGAGGACGGCCTCTGATGCTCTCCCACTCCCCGGCTATCGATATCCTGAAATCCTCCAACCTCGAGAGGTTTATATACCATGTCTCAGATGGAGACAGCCGTCTCGTCAAGGAGCTCTTCATACACCTGGACAGGCAGCAGCACTTTCAGGTTCCTGAGCCTCTTTTTGGCAGGATACAGCAGGAAGTGCTGGCTGGCTGGTGCTCTGAGGACGACTGCTTGGCAACCATCCAGAGCGTTCACTCACAGACGGGCTACgtcatggacacacacaccgCTGTGGCTAAAGTTGTGGCCGATAGGCTGCAGGACGGTTCGTGCCCAGTGGTGCTTTCTTCCACTGCTCACTATGGGAAATTTGCTCCTGCTGTGTTCAAAGCCTTGCAGATCCAAAATATTCCAGAGGATCCTGTTGAGCAGCTGAAGAACCTTGAATTGACTGTGTCCAGACCAGAAACACATAGAGACATGATAAAATGCCTGAAGGACAGTGGCAGGAGGGGACACACTGTTTGTCAGGCAGAGTACAATGTGTTGGTAGAAGAGGTGGACCGCATGATACAGGACTCCTTCCTGAAAGTTATGTAG
- the enkur gene encoding enkurin — protein sequence MSEVAHPPESVYNLIPRDEVHTQKPPRYVSKYRPAVVLEKKSSKDAMRTMGPAKVEVPSPDKYLKKHSKEPRLPENTWCSKDGRNCCAVKKPPVPARTDNPPMGFHTKRNFIQTATAVPMKPKPAYVDTSKGHKQPLENSGLVPKYITKKDYGKVPEYLQQRNEEEQQAQDEFNELVKEQRQEGAMKRLSDEERQAVLQGLKKNWDQLHHEYQGLSLVTDTMSKKSHKERLEVAMKQLEKDINLFERFKIIYISNK from the exons ATGTCTGAAGTTGCGCATCCACCAGAAAGCGTCTACAATCTTATTCCAAGGGACGAGGTTCATACTCAAAAACCACCAAG GTATGTGTCCAAGTACAGACCAGCAGTTGTTCTTGAGAAGAAGTCATCCAAGGATGCAATGAGGACGATGGGACCAGCAAAAGTAGAGGTGCCATCTCCTGACAAATACCTTAAGAAGCATTCGAAAGAGCCCAGATTACCTGAAA ACACGTGGTGTTCAAAAGACGGTCGTAACTGCTGCGCTGTGAAGAAGCCACCTGTTCCTGCTAGGACCGACAACCCACCTATGGGTTTTCACACCAAGAGAAACTTTATACAGACCGCTACCGCTGTGCCTATGAAGCCGAAGCCTGCCTATGTAGACACCAGCAAGGGACACAAGCAACCCCTTGAGAATTCAGGACTTGTTCCCAAGTACATCAcaaaaaag GATTATGGGAAAGTGCCTGAGTATTTGCAGCAGCGCAATGAAGAAGAGCAGCAAGCGCAGGACGAGTTCAACGAGCTTGTGAAAGAACAGAGGCAGGAGGGAGCCATGAAACGCCTGTCAGACGAGGAGCGACAAGCTGTCCTGCAG GGCCTGAAGAAGAACTGGGATCAGTTACACCATGAGTACCAGGGCCTCTCACTCGTCACAGACACCATGTCAAAGAAGTCCCACAAGGAGCGTCTGGAAGTGGCAATGAAGCAGCTGGAGAAGGACATCAACCTCTTTGAGAGGTTCAAGATCATTTACATATCTAATAAGTag
- the prtfdc1a gene encoding phosphoribosyltransferase domain-containing protein 1 isoform X1, which produces MENAGIKRGIVIKDDWPGYSLDLFTYPEHYHEDIESVYIPHGVIMNRTERLARYIMDDFRDNNIMVLCVLKGGYKFCADLVEFIKVLGRNSEKYLETRVEFIRLKSYLNDQSTEELHIIGSRDLSFLRGKSVLIVEAIVDTGKTMKALLKHVETFEPKMVKVAGLLVKRVPNMAESLTDYVGFEIPNRFVVGYALDYNEYFRDLNHICVISKTGKMKYKV; this is translated from the exons ATGGAGAATGCGGGGATTAAAAGAGGAATTGTG ATTAAAGATGACTGGCCAGGATACAGTCTGGACCTGTTCACTTACCCTGAGCACTACCATGAAGACATTGAGAGTGTTTACATTCCACATGGGGTAATCATGAACAG GACAGAGCGTCTGGCCCGCTACATCATGGATGATTTCAGGGACAACAACATAATGGTGCTGTGCGTCTTGAAGGGAGGCTACAAGTTCTGTGCAGACCTGGTGGAGTTCATTAAGGTTCTCGGCCGCAACTCCGAGAAGTATTTGGAGACCCGGGTGGAGTTCATTCGTCTCAAGAGCTACCTA AATGACCAATCAACAGAGGAGCTGCACATCATAGGAAGCCGGGATCTGTCTTTCTTGCGGGGAAAG AGTGTACTCATTGTTGAG GCCATAGTTGACACAGGAAAGACCATGAAGGCCCTTCTGAAGCATGTGGAGACTTTTGAACCCAAGATGGTCAAGGTCGCAGG TCTGTTGGTAAAGAGGGTCCCTAACATGGCTGAAAGTCTAACAGACT ATGTTGGATTTGAAATCCCCAACCGCTTTGTTGTCGGTTATGCCTTGGACTACAATGAGTACTTCCGTGACCTGAAT caCATCTGCGTCATCAGCAAGACTGGAAAAATGAAGTACAAGGTTTGA
- the prtfdc1a gene encoding phosphoribosyltransferase domain-containing protein 1 isoform X3 — protein sequence MENAGIKRGIVIKDDWPGYSLDLFTYPEHYHEDIESVYIPHGVIMNRTERLARYIMDDFRDNNIMVLCVLKGGYKFCADLVEFIKVLGRNSEKYLETRVEFIRLKSYLNDQSTEELHIIGSRDLSFLRGKAIVDTGKTMKALLKHVETFEPKMVKVAGLLVKRVPNMAESLTDYVGFEIPNRFVVGYALDYNEYFRDLNHICVISKTGKMKYKV from the exons ATGGAGAATGCGGGGATTAAAAGAGGAATTGTG ATTAAAGATGACTGGCCAGGATACAGTCTGGACCTGTTCACTTACCCTGAGCACTACCATGAAGACATTGAGAGTGTTTACATTCCACATGGGGTAATCATGAACAG GACAGAGCGTCTGGCCCGCTACATCATGGATGATTTCAGGGACAACAACATAATGGTGCTGTGCGTCTTGAAGGGAGGCTACAAGTTCTGTGCAGACCTGGTGGAGTTCATTAAGGTTCTCGGCCGCAACTCCGAGAAGTATTTGGAGACCCGGGTGGAGTTCATTCGTCTCAAGAGCTACCTA AATGACCAATCAACAGAGGAGCTGCACATCATAGGAAGCCGGGATCTGTCTTTCTTGCGGGGAAAG GCCATAGTTGACACAGGAAAGACCATGAAGGCCCTTCTGAAGCATGTGGAGACTTTTGAACCCAAGATGGTCAAGGTCGCAGG TCTGTTGGTAAAGAGGGTCCCTAACATGGCTGAAAGTCTAACAGACT ATGTTGGATTTGAAATCCCCAACCGCTTTGTTGTCGGTTATGCCTTGGACTACAATGAGTACTTCCGTGACCTGAAT caCATCTGCGTCATCAGCAAGACTGGAAAAATGAAGTACAAGGTTTGA
- the prtfdc1a gene encoding phosphoribosyltransferase domain-containing protein 1 isoform X2 — MRGLKEELWYIKDDWPGYSLDLFTYPEHYHEDIESVYIPHGVIMNRTERLARYIMDDFRDNNIMVLCVLKGGYKFCADLVEFIKVLGRNSEKYLETRVEFIRLKSYLNDQSTEELHIIGSRDLSFLRGKSVLIVEAIVDTGKTMKALLKHVETFEPKMVKVAGLLVKRVPNMAESLTDYVGFEIPNRFVVGYALDYNEYFRDLNHICVISKTGKMKYKV, encoded by the exons ATGCGGGGATTAAAAGAGGAATTGTGGTAT ATTAAAGATGACTGGCCAGGATACAGTCTGGACCTGTTCACTTACCCTGAGCACTACCATGAAGACATTGAGAGTGTTTACATTCCACATGGGGTAATCATGAACAG GACAGAGCGTCTGGCCCGCTACATCATGGATGATTTCAGGGACAACAACATAATGGTGCTGTGCGTCTTGAAGGGAGGCTACAAGTTCTGTGCAGACCTGGTGGAGTTCATTAAGGTTCTCGGCCGCAACTCCGAGAAGTATTTGGAGACCCGGGTGGAGTTCATTCGTCTCAAGAGCTACCTA AATGACCAATCAACAGAGGAGCTGCACATCATAGGAAGCCGGGATCTGTCTTTCTTGCGGGGAAAG AGTGTACTCATTGTTGAG GCCATAGTTGACACAGGAAAGACCATGAAGGCCCTTCTGAAGCATGTGGAGACTTTTGAACCCAAGATGGTCAAGGTCGCAGG TCTGTTGGTAAAGAGGGTCCCTAACATGGCTGAAAGTCTAACAGACT ATGTTGGATTTGAAATCCCCAACCGCTTTGTTGTCGGTTATGCCTTGGACTACAATGAGTACTTCCGTGACCTGAAT caCATCTGCGTCATCAGCAAGACTGGAAAAATGAAGTACAAGGTTTGA